AGAGCAAAAACATTCCATCGAGAGTTGGATTGGCGACAGAAGGAATGAAAATTATAGTGGAGGCAAGCAGGCTAACGTAAATCCCGCTTATCGTCTCCGCCTCCCTGCTTCCAAGCCTTACGAAAATCTGATGGAAGCTGAAGAGGACAGGGATTAGGAGAACGAGGTAGTTCATTTCACCCCAACCCTCGGGCAGCCCTTAATAGGACACTCATCGCAGAGAGGCTTCTGAGGCTTGCAGACTGTCTGGCCGAAGCCAACCATCGCCCTGTTCACCTTTTCCCAGAACTCCAAGGGAAAGAGCCTCTTCAACACCTCCTCCGTCTCCTCCGGTTTTGTCGTTCTGGCCCACCCAAGCCTGTTGGCTATCCTGTGAACGTGAGTGTCTACGGGAATTGCAGGGATGTCCGAATACGCCAGCACAACATTTGCAGACTTCCTGCCTATGCCGGGCAGCTTTACAAGCTCCTCAAAGCTCAAGGGCACCTCGGAGCTGTAATCCTCAACAAGCTTCTTTGCAAGCTCCTTAAGCCTTTTAGCCTTTACTCTGTAAAAGCCCACACCCTTTATCAGCTCAGCTATCTCCTCCTCGCTGAGCTTCAGCAAATCCTCAGGTTTCTTTACCTTGGCAAAAAGGTTCTGGGCTGCTCTAACCGTCGCCTCGTCCCTCGTTCTTGAGCTCAGCAGCGCCGCAACGAGGTGCTGGAAGGGAGTTTTAATCTCAGCCTTCAGGTGGTAAACAGGAGCCTTTCTTTTTATTGCCTCCCTCTCCATGACCTCTATTACCTCGATCGGGTCCACACTTCAGATGGGCAACCTTTTAAAAAGACTTTTCCGACTTGAATCATGCCAAAGTTCGACTACGCCAAGGCTGGAGTTGACATCAGGGAGGAAGAGAGGGCGATTAAATCCCTCGCAAGCGTCATAAAGCACGTCAGGAGTGGTTTTGGCAGGCCGATTTTGACCTCTCACTATGCTGGTGTAATTGACTGCGGTGATTTCGGCATAACAATCACCACCGATGGAGTGGGGAGCAAGATTCTGGTTGCTGAGAAGATGAGAAAGTTCGACACCATCGGTATAGACTGCGTTGCTATGAATGTCAACGATTTGCTCGCAATCGGCTCGGAACCGCTGGCAATGGTTGACTACATAGCCATTGAGAAGCCCGACGAGTGGATTATGGCCGAGATTGCGAAAGGGTTGGAGGAGGGGTGCAGAATTGCCAACATCACCCTTCTCGGCGGTGAGACTGCAACGCTGCCTGAAATCATCAGGGGATTTGATCTGGCTGGCACGGCAATAGGATGGGTAAAGAAGGATGCCATCATCACGGGAGAAAAGATAGAGGAGGGAGATGTTATCTTCGCCATACCGAGCAGCGGGATTCACAGCAACGGTCTTACCTTGGCCAGAAAGGTTGTTGAGGCTGCCGGGCTGAGCTACCACGACAAGTTTGGAGATAAAACCATTGGAGAGGAGCTGCTAACCCCAACAAGAATTTACATGGAGATTCTTGACGTTTTAAGGGAATGCGAGGTTCATGGATTGGCGCACATAACCGGCAGCGGGTTGCTGAAGCTGAAAAGGCTGAAGAATATGAAATACGTCATTGACAAACCGCTAAAGCCGCAGGAGATTTTCAGGTTCATCCAGAAGCTTGGTGAGGTTGAGGAAGCGGAGATGTACAGAACCTTCAACATGGGTATGGGATTCATGGTGATACTGCCCGAAGATGAA
The nucleotide sequence above comes from Archaeoglobus fulgidus DSM 4304. Encoded proteins:
- the purM gene encoding phosphoribosylformylglycinamidine cyclo-ligase codes for the protein MPKFDYAKAGVDIREEERAIKSLASVIKHVRSGFGRPILTSHYAGVIDCGDFGITITTDGVGSKILVAEKMRKFDTIGIDCVAMNVNDLLAIGSEPLAMVDYIAIEKPDEWIMAEIAKGLEEGCRIANITLLGGETATLPEIIRGFDLAGTAIGWVKKDAIITGEKIEEGDVIFAIPSSGIHSNGLTLARKVVEAAGLSYHDKFGDKTIGEELLTPTRIYMEILDVLRECEVHGLAHITGSGLLKLKRLKNMKYVIDKPLKPQEIFRFIQKLGEVEEAEMYRTFNMGMGFMVILPEDEADKLKKLCEGRVVGYVEKGEGVYVKDLRLDA
- the nth gene encoding endonuclease III domain-containing protein translates to MDPIEVIEVMEREAIKRKAPVYHLKAEIKTPFQHLVAALLSSRTRDEATVRAAQNLFAKVKKPEDLLKLSEEEIAELIKGVGFYRVKAKRLKELAKKLVEDYSSEVPLSFEELVKLPGIGRKSANVVLAYSDIPAIPVDTHVHRIANRLGWARTTKPEETEEVLKRLFPLEFWEKVNRAMVGFGQTVCKPQKPLCDECPIKGCPRVGVK